CTTGTTAATATGCCATTTTTATATTCATGCtatatattcctttttttgttaatttaactattttatttttattttccatttttctataccagttaccatttattaaagtaagatgtcagattttaatatttttgttatatattcatgttaatatgacatttttatattcatgttatatatacctttttttttgttaacttaactatttttttttattttccatttttatatagtatagatttattaaaataagttgtcaaattataatatttatttttcttagtttatgttatatatataatattaatttcgtttgtattttttttggaaatattaacattttaaaaataataaattaaaaaaacagaaaatgttaatatttattttgttaggttaagttatatatataatattaatttcgttttaaaaaagaatttggaaatattaacatttttaaaaaattaaaaatctgatttatcgTATTTTAATCGGTCGTTTAAAATCCTATGTAGACGTTTTCAATGGCTTATAGCCTcaattttatatagtataagaTTAGATTAGATTATGGAGAAGCTTTCCACATCACATGTCTCAAGTTTTGCTGTGTTAACAAGTACTGTATCCGTACGGAAGATGAGATATTTAAAATCTGATACCATTTAGTATGAAGGATATGCTATTATTTGCTACAGATAATCAGAGATGCATTCCTAGGTTGGAATGTCTTTTCAAGTAGATTGGTTTGATCGGGTTAGAACAGTCCAGAGCTACTCTCAACCACATGTTATTTTGAAGAAAGACTCAGTTTCAAGAGTGTGAATTGGGTCGTGTATTAGACTAGAGTTTTCCTACCCAGCAAAGATTCAAGAGGACGAACGTAATATGGTTGGGAGTTTGATTCATGAAATTGAATCTGATCCAGAAGTGGAGCAGGTGGTTCACAAAGGCtaattatatattcaagaaGGTGAATGAATCATGTGAAGCAAAAATCATCAAACTTGGCAACTTATTATAATCAGTGGCACAActgacaaaaatataaaagctGCGAGTATCTTCCAGAAGGGTGTTGAAGTTGACTATAGCGACCCTTAATTCAAAAACCACAACCACAAACAAGTAAAAGCAACCCGAGAAGTGAACACTTCGTAGGTGTTTACAACTACTTTTATAGTGTaacaaataagaaacaaaaatatcaagGTTCCTCTTCAAAGTCATCTAAAAAAACGGAATTACGACGCCGAAATAAACTGTTTTGATCGGATGTCAAGATTCTTCTTTGTTCAATCTTGTGAAGAGTTTCTGTTCCTTGGCTTTCTTATTAGCAAGGGCTTCTTCGTCGAGAATTTGTATAGGAAACCACACAGGTAACGTGATTGAATCCATGTTACGCACTCTCTCTAATAAAGGTTTGGATTTAAGGCTAGCATAATCAAATGCTGTGCCAACCGTAGCAAAAGCTATAGAGTATCGAAATGCACCGCGAGGCCCTCCTGCAAACACCGTCAATATGCCCTATAATGTTAGTTTCGAGGCCAAAAAAATATGTACAAAGATCCATTCAGCAAACATAAAATGAAGTAAGCACAGGTATTAAGTAATGTAGTTGAAGTAAAAAAGAAGCACATCCTGTTAATTTAAAGCACCactgaaaagaaacaaaaaatgaagTAAGCATAGATTAAGGCAAGCAATTCTTCAGAGATTAGAGAAGACAGCAGATAGATAACAAACCTTGAAGTCGTCCTAATAAAGCACCACTGAAAAGACCACCAATGGCTGAATTCATTAAGTCATCGTCTTGTGATTTTCTAGTTACTCTAACCAATTCACGAACCCCTGCGAAACGGAAAAGATGAAACCAGCggaagaaaaagagagagtcTCATAGTCAAAGTAGAGAGGTTATTAGTTACCGCAATAGCAAGCAGCAACGATGGCAGAATTAGTAGCATAGGTAGCTGGTATATTGGGATGAGCTTTCCTacgttttgagagtaaaccaacTCCTCCCCCTGTTACTCCTGCGCATTGGGTACACACAAAATCTTAGATCACTCTATGATCCCAAAATCTCTCAGCAACACCGAGCTTAAGTACTCTAAATCCTTAAAAGCATAGCATAGAGATGAGAATATGATCCCAAGAAACAAAACTCAgataaagacaagaaaaaaaccGAATTTACTGACGCTCAAAAGATACCATTAAACTACAAGTCGTGATGCTAAATCTTGCACTTTCCATAACTCTACGATCTAAGCTAAGCAATAGAATAGTCAATATATGATTCAACGTATCATTCTATTCCAAAGCTTatacaatcaatcaatcaatcaatcaatcaatcg
This genomic interval from Raphanus sativus cultivar WK10039 unplaced genomic scaffold, ASM80110v3 Scaffold4359, whole genome shotgun sequence contains the following:
- the LOC108855441 gene encoding uncharacterized protein LOC108855441; protein product: MQPDDPKLSEEAIQLPTSTIEQSPSLSERLLIPTLLAGVTGGGVGLLSKRRKAHPNIPATYATNSAIVAACYCGVRELVRVTRKSQDDDLMNSAIGGLFSGALLGRLQGGPRGAFRYSIAFATVGTAFDYASLKSKPLLERVRNMDSITLPVWFPIQILDEEALANKKAKEQKLFTRLNKEES